The following are encoded in a window of Cryobacterium sp. CG_9.6 genomic DNA:
- a CDS encoding aldehyde dehydrogenase family protein, translating to MSTMTSTLFINGKWVPAADGGTRLISCPADGEAVGTVSEATTADVEAAIAAARTSFDSGVWSSVPAPERGDFLLRVAAELRVRKTEFARAETLDTGKRLVESDIDMDDIANCFTYFGKLAGQDAGRIVDAGDESVVSRIVVEPVGVCGLIAPWNYPLLQAAWKIAPALAAGNSFILKPSELTPHTSILMMVLLDDLGLPAGVANLVLGAGAVAGAPLSSHPDVDLVSFTGGLETGKKIAAAAAGTVKKVALELGGKNPNVIFADADFDAAVDNALNGAFVHSGQVCSAGARLVVEASIAERFVDELVRRANQIRLGGPFDPEAETGPLISAAHRDKVTAYVQKGLDEGARLRCGGTWGTGELEKGFYYTPTILDQVQRGMSVVIDEAFGPVVTVETFETEDEAVLIGNDTVYGLAGAVWTQDAGRAQRIAKRLRHGTVWINDFHPYLPQAEWGGYGQSGVGRELGPSGLAEYQETKHIYQNTAPAVTGWFAAR from the coding sequence ATGAGCACCATGACCTCGACCCTGTTCATCAACGGCAAGTGGGTGCCGGCCGCCGACGGCGGAACCCGACTCATCAGCTGCCCGGCCGACGGCGAAGCGGTGGGCACCGTGTCCGAAGCCACCACAGCGGATGTCGAGGCCGCCATCGCCGCAGCCCGCACGTCGTTTGACAGTGGCGTGTGGTCCTCCGTTCCGGCCCCCGAGCGCGGTGACTTTCTGCTGCGTGTAGCCGCCGAGCTGCGCGTGCGCAAGACCGAGTTCGCCCGAGCGGAAACGCTCGACACCGGCAAGCGCCTGGTCGAGAGCGACATCGACATGGACGATATTGCCAACTGCTTCACCTACTTCGGCAAGCTGGCCGGGCAGGATGCCGGCCGCATCGTGGATGCCGGCGATGAGTCCGTCGTCAGCCGCATCGTGGTTGAGCCCGTTGGTGTCTGCGGTCTGATCGCCCCGTGGAACTACCCGCTGCTGCAGGCGGCGTGGAAGATTGCGCCGGCCCTCGCCGCGGGTAACTCGTTCATTTTGAAGCCCAGTGAGCTCACCCCGCACACCTCGATTCTGATGATGGTGCTGCTGGATGACCTGGGCCTGCCCGCCGGAGTGGCCAACCTCGTGCTCGGAGCCGGGGCAGTGGCCGGCGCGCCGCTCTCGAGCCACCCCGACGTGGACCTGGTGTCGTTCACGGGGGGTCTCGAAACGGGCAAGAAGATTGCTGCTGCCGCGGCCGGAACCGTGAAGAAGGTGGCCCTCGAGCTCGGTGGCAAGAACCCGAACGTGATCTTTGCCGACGCGGACTTCGATGCCGCTGTCGACAACGCCCTCAACGGTGCTTTTGTGCACTCCGGGCAGGTGTGTTCCGCCGGTGCGCGGCTCGTTGTGGAGGCATCCATTGCGGAACGCTTCGTGGACGAACTCGTGCGCCGTGCCAATCAGATTCGGTTGGGCGGCCCGTTCGACCCGGAGGCCGAGACCGGACCGCTGATCTCGGCCGCGCACCGCGACAAGGTGACCGCCTACGTGCAGAAGGGCCTCGACGAGGGCGCCCGCCTGCGCTGCGGCGGAACCTGGGGCACCGGCGAGCTCGAGAAGGGCTTCTACTACACCCCCACAATCCTGGACCAGGTGCAGCGCGGCATGAGCGTGGTGATCGACGAGGCTTTCGGACCCGTCGTTACCGTGGAGACGTTCGAGACCGAAGACGAAGCCGTGCTCATCGGCAACGACACCGTGTACGGCCTGGCCGGTGCGGTCTGGACGCAGGATGCCGGCCGTGCGCAGCGCATTGCTAAGCGCCTGCGCCACGGCACCGTGTGGATCAACGACTTTCACCCCTACCTGCCGCAGGCGGAATGGGGCGGCTACGGCCAGTCCGGTGTGGGCCGGGAGCTCGGCCCCAGCGGACTCGCCGAATATCAGGAAA